One segment of Paenibacillus sp. FSL R7-0337 DNA contains the following:
- a CDS encoding SGNH/GDSL hydrolase family protein: MRNILKDRITRNNRTPRILFLGDSITADGQYIRLIREWLNMHRPEWTAELIPSGVPSETVSGLSEAAHPYPRPCVHERLARELAEAAPDMVIACYGMNDGIYHPFSEERFAAYQAGMLALSTRVGEAGAGIVLMTPPPFDALSMTGELQPADAADFSYLAPYKDYDQVLEHYADWLLSGGCPADKVIDLRTPLLELIRHERSQNTAYRYGDGIHPDTPGHRVIARTLLRELSGGEPELQIDKYFGAGL, translated from the coding sequence ATGCGAAATATACTTAAGGATAGAATCACACGGAATAACAGAACCCCCCGGATACTGTTCCTCGGGGACAGCATTACAGCTGACGGACAATATATCCGGTTGATCCGGGAATGGCTGAACATGCACCGGCCGGAGTGGACCGCCGAGCTGATTCCATCCGGCGTACCCAGCGAGACGGTCTCGGGTCTGAGCGAGGCGGCGCATCCCTATCCGCGCCCTTGCGTGCATGAGCGGCTGGCCAGAGAGCTGGCGGAGGCTGCTCCTGATATGGTTATAGCCTGCTATGGCATGAATGACGGAATCTATCATCCCTTCTCGGAAGAGCGGTTCGCTGCTTATCAGGCGGGTATGCTGGCACTCAGCACCCGGGTCGGTGAAGCTGGAGCCGGGATCGTTCTCATGACACCTCCGCCGTTCGATGCCCTGTCCATGACGGGGGAGCTACAGCCCGCAGACGCGGCGGACTTCAGTTATCTGGCGCCATACAAGGACTACGATCAGGTGCTGGAGCATTATGCGGACTGGTTGCTATCCGGGGGCTGCCCTGCGGACAAAGTGATCGATCTGCGTACGCCGCTGCTGGAGCTGATCCGGCATGAGCGCTCGCAGAACACCGCTTACAGATATGGAGACGGTATCCATCCGGACACCCCGGGGCACCGGGTGATCGCACGGACGCTGCTCCGGGAATTGTCCGGCGGGGAGCCGGAACTGCAGATTGACAAGTATTTTGGCGCGGGATTATAG
- a CDS encoding ABC transporter substrate-binding protein: MKKGLVGVLASVMLLASVLSGCGGNNNGGNGNAATGTEGSGTGVAQSAAPESGKDGELKPVELTWYYPLSQLQADQDKVQEEVNKITKAKINATVKLMPVAIGDYVQKMNTVLAAGEKFDILWTGYMLKPEELVRKGAIQPMDKLLDEYAPELKKDVPQVMWDGLSVDGEIYGIPNQQINGSRYGFIIQKRFADKYKLDTASIKKIADIEPFLAQIKQNEKDIIPFGVFGTSFINPQSHDDKYWVVPGLDDHFYIKTDDPSYTLQRYPEEELDNFRLASKWYKDGYIYKDAATEKANDYLAKGQIAVDFNVTLKPGVEAEVKAKNGGNDVITVPLSDWFSNGYSATTNQSISRTAPNPERAMMFLNLVNTDKELYNLLCNGIAGEHYDKADGEYIKAKADSRYLPNMDWVFGSVFNSYLKEGQPENVWEETKKINSGSEVNPVGAFKFNSEPVNTEIANLNAVWGEYKRGLVTGTLDFEETWPALYGKLKEAGEEKYVAEVTKQFEQFLKDKGLKK; encoded by the coding sequence ATGAAAAAAGGGCTGGTTGGCGTATTGGCATCCGTAATGCTGCTTGCATCCGTGCTGTCAGGCTGCGGAGGGAACAATAACGGCGGCAATGGCAATGCTGCTACAGGTACGGAAGGAAGCGGAACGGGGGTTGCGCAGAGCGCGGCACCGGAATCCGGGAAGGACGGCGAGCTGAAGCCGGTCGAACTGACCTGGTATTATCCGCTGTCGCAGCTGCAGGCAGACCAGGATAAGGTGCAGGAGGAAGTGAATAAGATTACGAAGGCGAAGATCAACGCCACCGTGAAGCTGATGCCTGTAGCAATCGGGGACTATGTGCAGAAGATGAACACCGTGCTTGCGGCAGGCGAGAAGTTCGACATTCTCTGGACCGGTTATATGCTGAAGCCGGAGGAGCTGGTGCGCAAGGGAGCGATTCAGCCGATGGATAAGCTGCTTGACGAGTATGCGCCGGAGCTGAAGAAGGATGTGCCGCAGGTGATGTGGGATGGCCTCTCGGTGGACGGGGAGATCTACGGTATTCCGAACCAGCAGATCAACGGCTCCCGGTATGGCTTCATCATCCAGAAGCGCTTCGCTGACAAGTACAAACTTGATACCGCTTCCATCAAAAAAATAGCGGACATCGAGCCATTCCTGGCCCAGATTAAGCAGAACGAGAAGGATATCATTCCGTTTGGCGTATTCGGCACTTCCTTCATCAATCCGCAGTCGCATGATGACAAGTACTGGGTAGTTCCGGGTCTGGATGACCATTTCTATATTAAGACAGATGATCCCTCGTATACGCTCCAGCGGTACCCGGAAGAAGAACTGGACAATTTCCGGCTGGCCAGCAAGTGGTATAAGGATGGCTATATTTACAAGGATGCCGCTACCGAAAAAGCGAATGATTACCTCGCCAAAGGCCAGATTGCCGTCGATTTCAACGTGACGCTGAAGCCGGGCGTCGAGGCTGAGGTGAAGGCCAAAAACGGCGGCAATGACGTCATCACCGTTCCGCTCAGCGACTGGTTCTCCAACGGTTATTCGGCTACAACCAACCAATCGATCAGCCGTACGGCCCCTAATCCGGAGCGCGCGATGATGTTCCTGAATCTGGTGAATACCGACAAGGAGCTGTACAATCTGCTCTGTAACGGGATTGCCGGTGAGCATTATGATAAGGCAGACGGGGAGTACATTAAGGCCAAAGCGGATTCCCGCTACCTGCCGAATATGGACTGGGTGTTTGGCAGCGTATTCAACTCCTACCTGAAGGAAGGACAGCCGGAGAATGTGTGGGAAGAGACCAAGAAGATCAATTCCGGTTCCGAGGTAAATCCGGTCGGTGCCTTCAAGTTCAATTCCGAGCCGGTGAATACCGAAATCGCCAACCTGAATGCGGTGTGGGGGGAATATAAGCGGGGACTGGTGACCGGTACGCTTGATTTTGAAGAAACCTGGCCTGCGCTCTATGGCAAGCTGAAGGAAGCCGGCGAAGAGAAATACGTGGCGGAAGTCACCAAACAATTCGAACAATTCCTTAAGGATAAAGGTCTGAAGAAGTAA
- a CDS encoding AraC family transcriptional regulator gives MLCLEFPIPPLPQFVTVGHAVWSPGDRHFARTFGVYDLLLVKQGTLYMMEAGKEYAVGPGMVLLLEAGLNHDGYRACEEDTEIYWVHFIHAPEPAYIRRGDIPWSTLLAKGTVEDEEPSVQQRLYLPKFAAVDLEGLEPILQEMNELHNRLSAENAMRLHLLLAGLLAALQAECERTAQPPEPAVRLARAAAAYLAVHWREPFHLAGLAEELHFQADYITRCMKQHIGTTPLQYVLHLRLEEAKKLLGGTVLGISEVAERVGIQDPNYMTRLFSSRFGVPPGAYRQRLRQRDEAAAVTGPGEG, from the coding sequence ATGCTATGCCTGGAGTTTCCAATTCCGCCGCTGCCGCAGTTTGTCACGGTGGGGCATGCCGTCTGGTCACCTGGGGACCGGCATTTCGCCCGCACCTTCGGTGTATATGATCTGCTGCTGGTCAAGCAGGGAACACTCTATATGATGGAAGCGGGCAAGGAATATGCGGTAGGGCCGGGGATGGTGCTGCTGCTTGAGGCTGGATTGAATCATGACGGATATCGTGCCTGTGAAGAGGATACGGAGATCTACTGGGTGCATTTCATTCATGCACCTGAACCGGCATATATCCGGCGCGGGGATATCCCTTGGTCTACACTACTGGCAAAGGGAACGGTGGAGGATGAGGAGCCTTCGGTGCAGCAGCGGCTGTATCTGCCGAAGTTCGCAGCCGTTGATCTGGAGGGGCTGGAGCCGATCCTGCAGGAGATGAACGAGCTTCATAACCGGCTTAGTGCAGAGAATGCCATGCGGCTTCATCTGCTGCTGGCCGGGCTGCTGGCGGCGCTTCAGGCGGAATGTGAGCGTACAGCTCAGCCGCCGGAGCCGGCGGTCCGGCTGGCCCGGGCGGCCGCAGCCTATCTGGCGGTGCATTGGCGGGAGCCGTTCCATCTGGCGGGGCTTGCAGAGGAGCTGCATTTCCAGGCTGATTATATTACCAGATGCATGAAGCAGCATATCGGCACCACGCCGCTGCAGTATGTGCTGCACCTGCGTCTGGAAGAAGCGAAGAAGCTGCTGGGCGGTACGGTACTGGGCATCTCGGAAGTTGCTGAACGGGTAGGCATTCAGGACCCCAATTATATGACCCGGCTGTTCAGCTCCAGATTCGGAGTGCCCCCCGGAGCCTACCGGCAGCGGCTGCGCCAGCGGGATGAGGCTGCTGCCGTTACCGGTCCGGGGGAGGGCTGA
- a CDS encoding carbohydrate ABC transporter permease — MGKKFEFSKLFINLLFIVLSLVVILPFLLVIVVSLTDEKSLTENGYQFIPSSFSLDAYRYLLDAPDILLRAYGVTFTVTIIGALAGLLLTAMTAYVISRQDYRYNRATTFYVFFTMLFSGGLVPSYILITQYLHLKDSLLALILPILLSPFNIMVMKGFMSKIPLEIIESAKIDGAREFRIFFRIILPLSTPALATLGLLISFTYWNEWFNAMLYIDDPNKVPLQLLLVRTLNSIEFLTTNSEFTGQLGIDLSSFPNSSARMAIAVLAGGPMLVIFPFFQRFFVKGLTVGSLKG, encoded by the coding sequence GTGGGCAAAAAATTTGAATTCTCGAAGCTGTTCATTAATCTGCTGTTTATCGTGCTGTCGCTGGTGGTGATTCTGCCATTCCTGCTGGTCATCGTTGTCTCGCTGACGGATGAGAAGTCATTGACCGAGAACGGGTACCAGTTCATTCCTTCATCCTTCAGTCTGGATGCCTACCGCTATCTGCTGGACGCTCCCGATATCCTGCTCCGGGCTTATGGCGTTACGTTCACGGTGACGATCATCGGCGCGCTGGCTGGACTGCTGCTGACCGCGATGACCGCCTACGTGATTTCAAGGCAGGATTACCGGTATAACCGGGCGACGACGTTCTATGTTTTTTTCACTATGCTGTTCAGCGGGGGTCTCGTTCCCTCCTACATTCTCATTACTCAGTACCTGCATCTGAAGGATAGCCTGCTGGCGCTGATTCTGCCGATTCTGCTGTCGCCGTTCAACATTATGGTCATGAAGGGCTTCATGTCCAAGATTCCGCTGGAGATCATTGAATCGGCCAAAATCGACGGGGCGAGGGAGTTCCGCATTTTCTTCCGGATTATTCTGCCGCTCTCGACGCCTGCCCTGGCTACGCTGGGTCTGCTGATATCCTTCACCTACTGGAACGAATGGTTCAACGCGATGCTGTACATTGACGATCCGAACAAGGTACCGCTGCAGCTGCTGCTGGTGCGGACACTCAACAGTATTGAGTTTCTCACGACGAACTCGGAATTCACCGGGCAGCTTGGCATTGATCTGTCGAGTTTTCCGAACAGCTCGGCCCGGATGGCGATTGCGGTACTGGCTGGCGGACCGATGCTGGTCATCTTCCCGTTTTTTCAGCGGTTTTTCGTCAAAGGGCTTACGGTTGGCTCCCTAAAGGGTTAA
- a CDS encoding AraC family transcriptional regulator, producing MTTKILARDIGLEPGFTFRIQKCPLTHDYYVHSHDFSELVVILSGHAIHIIEGREVPVKAGQVFLIHSNVSHGYKNVDGIEYVNVMFQPEQLLQQSELRLLPGFQALFYIEPFYRKEMYFKGMLSLEAGQLREATRLLDQILEEHDRRPEGYRLMIRTYFTALVGMLSRYYQNSSSHEDNKALRIGETVTYIEEHFLQPITLQSMADRAYMSTRQFLRVFTRNYQTTPMDYVIRKRLDYSCTLLRSPGLSISQVALDSGFHDQNYYSRQFRKVFNCSPSQYRERMLGS from the coding sequence ATGACTACCAAAATCCTAGCGCGGGATATCGGCCTTGAGCCGGGTTTTACCTTCAGAATCCAGAAATGCCCGCTGACCCATGATTACTACGTCCACAGCCATGATTTCTCGGAGCTTGTCGTTATTCTGTCAGGACACGCCATACACATCATTGAAGGGAGAGAGGTGCCGGTCAAGGCCGGACAGGTGTTTCTAATCCACAGCAACGTTTCCCATGGCTACAAGAATGTTGACGGAATTGAATACGTGAACGTAATGTTCCAGCCGGAGCAGCTGCTCCAGCAGTCCGAGCTTAGGCTCCTCCCCGGCTTCCAGGCCTTATTCTATATTGAGCCGTTCTACCGGAAGGAGATGTATTTCAAGGGGATGCTCTCTCTGGAAGCGGGGCAGCTCCGGGAAGCTACCCGGCTGCTGGATCAGATTCTTGAGGAGCATGACCGGCGGCCCGAGGGCTACCGGCTGATGATCCGTACCTACTTCACAGCCTTGGTAGGAATGCTCTCCCGCTATTACCAGAACAGCAGCAGTCATGAGGATAACAAGGCGCTGCGGATCGGGGAGACCGTTACCTACATCGAAGAACACTTCCTGCAGCCGATCACGCTGCAATCAATGGCGGACCGCGCCTATATGTCCACCCGCCAGTTCCTGCGGGTCTTCACCCGTAACTACCAGACCACTCCTATGGATTATGTCATCCGTAAGCGGCTGGATTATTCCTGCACCCTGCTGCGCAGCCCGGGCCTGAGCATCTCGCAGGTGGCGTTGGACAGCGGCTTCCATGACCAGAATTATTACTCCCGCCAGTTCCGCAAGGTATTTAACTGTAGTCCCAGCCAATACCGCGAGCGGATGCTGGGCTCCTGA
- a CDS encoding ABC transporter permease subunit — protein sequence MLNKVPLAEQQASSGAPPATRRQSWLRRELAHFKSNRELFLLSLPGLLYKLIFAYIPMIGLIIAFKNYRYDLGIFGSKWVGLDNFRYLFTTDTAWRITRNTVLYNTAYILIGTSAALLLAILMNEIKAKWSKFYQTALFLPHFLSWVLVGYVAYAFLNHSDGFINRTLESFGLNPVSWYQNPGPWPVILILVQLWKVVGFNTLIYFAGIIGINSEYYEAARIDGATKRQMAFKITIPLMAPIIIIMLILSIGNMFRGDFGLHYFIPNNSGFLYGSTDIIDTYVYRALREVGNVSMSAATGFYQSVVGLVLVLTANGIVRKVDPDNSLW from the coding sequence ATGTTGAATAAGGTTCCGCTGGCGGAACAGCAGGCAAGTTCAGGAGCGCCGCCGGCCACGCGCAGACAATCCTGGCTCCGAAGGGAGCTGGCCCATTTCAAAAGCAACCGGGAGCTGTTCCTGCTCTCGCTGCCGGGACTGCTGTACAAATTGATTTTCGCGTATATTCCGATGATTGGTCTGATTATCGCCTTCAAGAATTACCGGTATGATCTCGGGATCTTCGGCAGTAAATGGGTCGGGCTGGATAACTTCCGTTATTTGTTCACTACGGACACGGCGTGGCGGATTACAAGGAATACGGTCCTGTATAACACCGCTTATATTCTGATAGGCACCTCAGCGGCGCTGCTGCTGGCTATTCTGATGAATGAGATTAAGGCCAAGTGGAGCAAGTTCTATCAGACGGCCTTGTTTCTGCCCCATTTCCTGTCATGGGTGCTTGTGGGTTATGTGGCTTATGCCTTCTTGAACCACTCTGACGGCTTCATCAACCGCACGCTGGAATCCTTCGGGCTAAATCCGGTGAGCTGGTACCAGAATCCCGGACCCTGGCCGGTCATTCTGATTCTGGTTCAATTGTGGAAAGTGGTGGGGTTCAACACGCTGATTTATTTTGCCGGCATTATTGGCATTAACAGTGAATATTACGAGGCGGCGCGGATCGACGGGGCAACCAAGCGGCAAATGGCCTTCAAAATCACGATCCCGCTGATGGCCCCAATCATCATTATTATGCTGATTCTGTCGATCGGCAACATGTTCCGTGGGGATTTCGGCCTGCATTATTTCATCCCGAATAACTCCGGTTTTCTCTATGGCTCTACGGATATCATTGATACTTATGTGTACCGTGCGCTGCGTGAGGTCGGCAATGTGAGTATGTCTGCGGCTACCGGGTTCTATCAGTCGGTTGTCGGTCTGGTGCTGGTGCTGACAGCTAACGGAATTGTGCGCAAGGTCGATCCCGATAATTCCCTGTGGTAA
- a CDS encoding helix-turn-helix domain-containing protein, with product MNVLQTIRSRKYLQRILLSFMLVVAILAVASLLMNSGARSKVLSLQNEADRKLLTQINYNIENMNGIVKDLAVSLYNDEEMLALKSGADYRQSILKIERLNHTVAASPYLHAAVFYNGAQHRFFSSLNHEINNSLLYSSLQNYMDSRADLPKLQLIPLDLDGKGGGIDVFAFFLYDGDTLGSINDNVLILTVKPGWMLDNMKALNQVAERQNDVLFVTDTDGEVLIATGGQVPEGLNLKGELLPRISASGRPLDSFNYSHDGRKYKVTYLSKALNNWQIISMQDYDVVLGSVRQMKWTEIAVTLSVVLLAVLLSVFFAVRLYKPVGQLLTLVPGDVRAAPQAKDELSLIAANLTEMISKLKGLELERASQSNIAKLYQLRSLIASSHSLDEQSFLQLREQHGIDIAYPSPLRLALVQIDNLQGLAAEPGLPMESLLYFAISNIGQELLRLQGSCEAADMKSGHLVFIAGSADGELAKLEERFRELQQTIGNYYHITFTVTLSEVFTDYRSITAHYNLAQRHANYRMIYGKGAVLEPEMLRANEENEALRIPQELERQLTEGLKGGDLAETEQTIRKWRALLGGFSYENMYSAVLHLAVTLSQTLAEMNSRSVNPVSLNLQAINRRILEKETLDEMETVLLEVVREVAEQRRSGREDKNRLLADTVKEIIDKHYADPDLNVQRIADMLKMNPVYLGQVFKAQEGTSVVDQINAARLASAKKYLEQEDFTVTEIMEKVGFGNESYFYRLFKRCYGTTPKEYRLKSAIDRSR from the coding sequence ATGAACGTACTGCAGACGATCCGTTCGCGTAAATACTTGCAGCGGATCCTACTCAGCTTTATGCTTGTTGTTGCCATTCTGGCTGTAGCTTCGCTGCTGATGAACTCGGGTGCCCGCAGCAAGGTGCTCAGCCTCCAGAATGAAGCGGACCGCAAGCTGCTGACCCAGATCAATTACAATATCGAGAACATGAACGGGATTGTAAAAGATCTGGCGGTCTCCCTGTACAATGACGAGGAGATGCTGGCGCTGAAGTCCGGCGCTGATTACAGGCAGAGCATCCTCAAGATTGAGCGGCTGAATCATACGGTCGCAGCCTCCCCGTATCTGCATGCGGCCGTCTTTTATAATGGGGCCCAGCACCGGTTCTTCTCGTCGCTGAACCATGAGATTAACAATAGTCTTCTGTACAGCTCCTTGCAGAACTATATGGATTCCCGGGCAGATCTGCCGAAGCTCCAGCTTATTCCGCTCGACCTGGACGGCAAGGGCGGGGGGATTGATGTCTTTGCCTTCTTCCTGTATGACGGGGATACCTTGGGTTCAATCAATGACAATGTGCTGATCCTCACGGTAAAGCCGGGATGGATGCTCGATAATATGAAAGCGCTTAACCAAGTGGCGGAACGGCAGAATGATGTGTTATTCGTGACCGATACCGACGGTGAGGTGCTGATCGCAACCGGCGGGCAGGTTCCTGAAGGGCTTAACCTGAAGGGAGAGCTGCTGCCGCGGATCAGCGCTTCGGGCAGGCCGCTGGATTCCTTCAACTACAGTCATGACGGCAGGAAATATAAAGTGACTTATCTGAGCAAAGCCCTGAACAACTGGCAGATTATCAGCATGCAGGATTACGATGTGGTGCTGGGCAGCGTCCGGCAGATGAAATGGACGGAGATCGCGGTCACGCTGTCCGTCGTTCTGCTGGCCGTGCTGTTATCTGTGTTCTTCGCGGTGCGGCTGTATAAACCGGTAGGCCAGCTGCTGACTCTGGTTCCAGGGGATGTGCGGGCCGCGCCGCAGGCCAAGGATGAGCTGTCGCTCATTGCAGCCAATCTTACGGAGATGATCAGTAAGCTGAAGGGGCTGGAGCTGGAGCGGGCCTCGCAGTCCAATATTGCCAAGCTCTATCAGCTCCGCAGCCTGATCGCTTCAAGCCACAGTCTGGATGAGCAGTCCTTCCTGCAGCTTAGGGAGCAGCACGGCATCGATATTGCCTATCCGTCCCCTCTCCGGCTGGCGCTCGTGCAGATCGACAACCTGCAGGGGCTGGCGGCAGAGCCGGGGCTGCCGATGGAATCGCTGCTGTACTTCGCCATCTCCAACATCGGACAGGAATTATTGCGCCTTCAGGGCTCCTGTGAAGCTGCAGATATGAAGAGCGGGCATCTGGTCTTCATTGCCGGGAGTGCGGACGGGGAGCTGGCGAAGCTCGAGGAACGGTTCAGGGAGCTTCAGCAGACGATCGGCAACTATTATCATATTACTTTTACAGTCACGCTAAGCGAGGTCTTCACGGATTACCGCAGCATCACGGCGCATTATAATCTGGCGCAGCGCCACGCCAATTACCGGATGATCTACGGCAAAGGTGCTGTGCTTGAGCCGGAGATGCTCCGGGCGAATGAAGAGAATGAAGCGCTGCGCATTCCGCAGGAGCTGGAGCGGCAGCTGACGGAGGGACTGAAGGGCGGAGATCTGGCAGAGACCGAGCAGACGATCCGCAAGTGGAGGGCGCTGCTTGGCGGCTTCAGCTACGAGAATATGTATTCAGCGGTGCTTCATCTGGCCGTGACTCTGAGCCAGACGCTTGCCGAGATGAACAGCCGGAGTGTCAATCCGGTCTCGCTTAACCTGCAGGCGATCAACCGCCGGATTCTGGAGAAGGAGACGCTGGATGAGATGGAGACGGTCCTGCTGGAGGTGGTGCGGGAAGTTGCCGAGCAGCGCAGGAGCGGGCGCGAGGACAAGAACCGGCTGCTCGCGGACACGGTAAAGGAGATTATTGACAAGCATTACGCCGATCCTGACCTGAATGTGCAGCGGATTGCCGATATGCTCAAGATGAATCCGGTCTATCTGGGCCAGGTGTTCAAGGCGCAGGAAGGCACGAGCGTGGTGGATCAGATCAACGCCGCCCGGCTGGCCAGTGCCAAGAAGTACCTGGAGCAAGAGGATTTCACCGTAACAGAGATTATGGAGAAGGTCGGGTTCGGGAACGAGAGTTATTTTTACCGCCTGTTCAAGCGCTGCTATGGCACCACGCCGAAGGAGTACCGCCTGAAATCAGCCATTGACCGCAGCAGATGA